AGATAACTTAGCTGACAGCTCAACTATGGATATAAAAGCTGGGTCAAAAGAAGGATATAGCAATATTTTTATAAACAGAAAAAACAAAGTAATGAATATTTCTTTAAACTATAATGACTTGGGACAAAAAGGAACAGGTAGACATAGATTAAAGTATTTACTTAATTTTCATAATTTAATAGGACTCAATGAGAGCATAGATTTTTCATATCAAATGAAACTACAAAGACAATATAAAGATAGGGATGCTGACAATTTAAGTTTAAATTTTTCTCTGCCTTTTAAAAATTGGAATTTTAGTTACTCCTATGATAAATCTGAAACATTTAGAACAATTTACTCATTAAAAACTAAGTACAAATCAAGCAGTGAAACAGTCAATCAAAGTTTTGGTCTAAGAAAATTAGTCTACAGAAATGAAGATAGTAAATTAGATTTCGGAGCGAAGATAACTCTAAAAGATAGCAAAAACTATATAGATGATATAAGGCTTATAACTAGCTCAAGGAAATTATCAGTTTTAACTTTAGATACAGCATATACAGGGAGAATGGGCGGAGGACTTCTAAGCTCTAATTTATCTGCTAGTTTTGGATTAAAAAAATCTGGGGCAAATATTGATGATGATGAATGGTATAGAGAAAAATACAGCCCAAAAGCTCAATTTAGAAAATACAATTTAAATATATCGTGGTACAGACCAATATATAAATTTTACTATAAGATTAATCTGGGAGGACAGTATTCAAAAGATATACTATATTCTCAAGAGAAACTGGGCATAGGTGATGACACAACAGTTAGAGGCTTTAAAGATGAGAGCTTACAAGGGGATAAAGGTTTTTATATAAGAAATGAAATAGGCTATAAGGGCTTACAATTTTTAGAACCTTATATAGCCTATGACTATGGAAGAACTTTTAATAATAAAATAGAATATGAAAAAGTGGCAACAATTCAAGGAATTTCAGTAGGTTTAAAAATATATTTTAAAAGTTTTGACGGAAGTGTAGCTTTATCAAAGCCTATTGATAGACCGGAATACTTTGAAAAAAATGAGGTAGTTGTATATACAAGTTTAACATACAGATTTTAAAAGTAAGGAGAAAAATTTATGAAAAAACTAATAGCATTAATTCTTTTTTGTGTTTTTAATATATCGTATTCTAATTTAGAAGTTGACAGGGAAAAAAGTAAGAATCTTCATATAGATAAAACAGCAAATAACATTCCTCTTGTCAATATAGAAAATCCTAATTCAAATGGGATATCACATAATATATTCAAAGAATATAATGTTGGGAAAGATGGAATAATTTTAAATAACTCAACAAGAGATTTAGAAATGACGAAGCTTGCAGGGCTTATTAATGAAAATCCTAACTTAAATAGAGCTGCAACAACAATACTTACAGAAGTAAGTGGAGTAAATAGAACAAAAATAGAAGGTTTTACAGAAATAGCAGGACAAAGAGCAGACTATATTTTAGCCAACCCTAATGGAATCTATATAAATGGAGCAGGCTTTATCAATACAGGTAATGTAACTTTAAGTACCGGGAGAGGAGATGACTTACAAAATCCGGAGAGAGGTCAAATTGAAATAGCAGGTAAAGGTTTGGATTTAAGAAATATAAATAAATCTGAATTAATAGCGAGAACAGCAAAATTAACAGCACCTATCTATGGTGGGGAAGAAGTAAATATAAAGCTTGGAAGCAAGAAAAAAGAAAATAAACCTGAGATAGCACTAGATGCAAGAAATCTAGGCTCTATTTATGCTGGAAGAATAAGGATAATTTTAACAGAAGAGGGAGTAGGGGTAAAGAGTGCAGCCAATATATATGCAACTAAGGGCGATGTAATAATAGATACAAAGGGGAGAGTATATTTAAAAGATAGCCAAGCTAAAAATAATATGGATATAAAGTCTAAAGAAACAGAGATAGAAGAAAAACTTATTGCTGAGAATAGTTTTAAGGTAGAAGGGAATTTAAAAAATAAAGGAAATATTTTAGTTAATAATAGTATAGAAGTTAAGGGAAATGTAGAGAATAATAAAAAAATATCATCAAATAATTCTATCAATATAAGTGGAAATTTATTAAATAATAAAGATTTAGATGCTAAGAAATTAGAGAGCGGGAATATAGATAATGTAGGTAAAATTTTAGCTTTAGATAATATTAATGCCAATGATATTAATAATAAAGGGGACATTAATACTAAAGAAATAGAAAATAAAGAATTGATTAATTCAGGAAAGATAAACTCTCAAAAAATAGAAAGTGAAAGCTTAAAAAATGAAGGAAAAATATTAACAAAAAGTATTGATACAAAAGATATAAAAAATAGTGGACAACTTAATGTAATTGAAAATATATCTTCAGATACATTAGAAAATTTTAATTTGGGGAAAATAATAACAGAAAATATAAATATTTCTAATATAGAAAACTATGGGAATATATCTTCAAATAAAATAGAGAATATTTCCCTTATAAACGAAGGGAAAATAGAAGCAGATGAAATAAAAAATAATGAAATAAAAAATAAAAATAGTTTAATTGTCAATAAATCTATAAGTTCAGACAAACTTATAAATTTTTCAACTGCAGATTTAAGAACAGAAGAAATTAATATAAAGGAAATTGAAAATAGTGGAAAAGTTATCTCAAGAAATATTGAGAATATTAAGTTAAAAAATACAGGCTCTGTATTGGCGGAGAATATTAATACAGAAGAAATAGAAAATAAAAAATCTATTATATCAACTAAAACTTTAAGTGCTAATTCTATTAATAATTCTAATATAGCAAATATCTACAGTGCTAATTTAAATTCAAAGAGTATTGAAAATGCCGGGAAAATTGAAGCTAAAATTTTAAACCTTGATGAATTTTCAAATTCTGGAGAAACTTTGGTTGAGAATATCAGAGCAACGAAAATAAGAAACAGCAATAATCTTACTGCAATTAAAGAAATTACAGCAGATAAATTAGAAAATACAGGAAAAGTAAACTCAATTTTAACTGATATTAAAAATATTGAAAATGAAAAAGAATTAAATTCTAAGCTTGTTAAGGCTGAAAAGATTTTAAATGAGGGGAAAATATTATCAGAAACTTTAAATAGTGCTAAGCTGAAAAATAAGGGGCTTGTATTTTCTATAAATCTTGAGAGTGACAGTATAGAAAATAATAAAAATATTGAAGTAGTAAAAACATTAAAAGTAAACAGTCTTGATAATTCTGATAATACAGAGTTAAAGGCAAAGGATTTTGAAGCAAAAAATATAAATAATAGGGGAACTATAAGGATAAATAATAATGTCGGTGCCACTGAAATAGTGAACTCCGGTAAATTTTATATTGGAAATGATCTAAAAGTAAAAAAACTTAATAATACAGCAAAAATAGAGAGTAAAGAAGCAGAAATAACAGAATCTTTAAAAAATATAAACGGAAAGATAAATACAGAAAATATAAATATCTTGGGTTCTCATATAGAAAACATAAATGGAGAAATTTCAGCAAAAAACAACTTAAAAATAGAAATAGAAAATGATTTTAAGCTTGAAGGAATTTATCTTGCAAATAATCTACTTGAAATTAATGCAAAATCTTTTACAAATAACTCTGATTTTGAGAATAATGGAAGTATAAGTCTTAATTTAAAAGGAAATTTGGTGAACAGTAAAAAAATAACAAGTGGAAAAGACTTAAAAATAAATGCTGACAGTATAACTAATAAGGGGAAAATGGAAGCTGTATCCAGCACTGATATAGATACAAAGACTTTAAAAAATGATGGAAGTATAAATTTAGGAATAAATAAAAATAAAGTAAAAATAAAAAATGAATTAGTAAATTCAGGCTTTTTAAGTTCAATAGGAACAGCAGATATAAGTGCAAAAGAATTAGAAAATAAAGGACAGATAGCCACAAATAAAGACTTAAAGATAGATGCCGATAATATAACAAATAGTAATGGAGCTGTTCTTTATTCAACAGAAAATATGGATATTACCTTTAAAAAGAAATTTTTAAATGAGAAAGCAGATATCTATAGTGCCGGAAATTTGGATATAAAAGGAATAAATGGAGATTTTGAAAATAGAGTTGGAGATATAACAAGTATAGGAAATTTAAAGATAGAAGCTAAGAATATAAGAAATATTGGAGAACTTATTGGTAATGCATATGTAGATGGCAAAGTGAGTGAAAGTCAAAGTAATGTTGATATGTCATCTGATGAAGTAAAAAAATATACTAAAAAAAGTGACGAATTGATCAGGGAATTTTTCAGACTTCATATTGCTCCTAAAAATAGTGTAATAAGGGATTTTGTACGACATGATGGTAGACCAGGAGAAAAATATATGGATGATGAAAAAAGGACAGGAAGCTGGACGTGGTTTTGGAATAAAGATTTAAATAGAGTTTGGATTAAAGAAATAGATAAAGTTGTAAGTAATTACACTTCAAATCTTGCAACTATAAAATCAGATAAAAATATAAGCCTTATAGCTAAACAAAATATAGAAAATATAGAAGGAAATATCTTAGCAAATAAAAATATAGATATTAAAGCTGATAAGTTAATAAACAAAAATATACTAAAGAAATTTGAAAGAGAAGTTGAATTTAGAAGAAGTTTTGAATTTCATGGAAGAGCAATGTATACAGCCAAAGAGAATACATATTACTTAAATGGTCAAATTATAAATTATAATGAAGATAGAGGCGATGTCATAATAAAAGGTAAAATAGATAGCTATGTAGGTTCAGATAAAAAAAGCACAATATCTGCTGGAGGAAACCTTGTTATAAATGCAGCAAAAGTTGGAAATGGTGTATTTGCAGAAAATACAAGAACTAACATTACAAAGAAAAACACAAATGTTGATTCTGTTATTTTTAATAAGAAAAATATTGATGAAAGAGAAGTAATAAACACATCTAACTATATTTTTATTCCAAATAGTGGTAGCTTAGATGAAAGAGAAGATTCTATCTTAAAGGAAAAAAATAAGGAAAAAATAGATAAAAAAGAGTTATTTTCAAAAATAGATGAAATAAAGAAAGAAAAATATGACAGTGATAAAAATATAGGAACAGGTCTATTTAAACTAAATAAAATAGATAAAAACTCTACTAAGCCGGGCTTTACTTATTTAATTGAAACAAATATTAAATTTTTGGATAAATCTCTTTATTTAGGTTCTGATTATTTCTTTAAAAGAATAAATTTTAATCCTGATAGAGATATAAGGCTATTAGGAGATTCTTTCTATGAAACAAGACTTATAAATAAGACGGTACTAGAAGGAACAGGAAGAAGATATCTGCATAATTTTAAAAGTGAAAAAGAGCAGATGCAATATCTTTATGACAATGGTGCAGAAGCTCAAAAAGATTTAAATTTATCTCTTGGAATTGCTCTAACTAAGGAACAAATTAATAAACTTAATAAGGATATAATCTGGTATGTGGAGGAAGAAGTTGCAGGAGAAAAGGTTTTAGTTCCTAAGCTATATTTAACAAAGGCAACTTTAGCTAATTTAAAGAAAGCCAACTCTTCTTTGGAAGCAGGAGAAAATTTAGTTATAACTGCAAAAGAGCTTAATAATACAGGTAATATAAGTGCAAAAAAGATTGAATTAAATATTGATAATTTAACAAATAAAGCACTTCTTGGGGCAGAGAAAGCTAATATAGAAGGAACAAATATTGATATTACAGCAAAAAATTCTGTTGATAATATTGGTGGAAATATAGAAAGTGTTGAAAATTTAAATATCATTGCAGAAAATATTGCAAATTTAAGCACTAAGAGAATAAATGGAGCCACATTTGATGTTATATCTACACTTGAGGAAGTTGCGACAATAAGTGGAAAGAATGTAAGTATGGAAGCTAAAAAAAGTATAGATAATAAAGGAGCACAAATAAATGCAATAGAAAACCTAAATATAGTGGCTGAAGATGTCAATATCGATAAATTGGAAACTGAAAGATATTATAGAAGTGGTGACCGTAAGAACTATGTAGTTATTAATAATAAGGAGAATATAAAAAGTGAAGTTTCAGCCAGAAATATAAATATCAATGCTGGAAATGACTTAAATATTAAAGCAGCTGATGTAGTTGCCAAAGATAAATTAAATCTTAAAGCTGAAGGAGATATAAATATTGTATCAGCCACTGACAGTCAATATTATGAGAAGAAAGAAACAAGTAAAAAAAGATTTGGAGGCTCAAAATCAAGCCATAGCATTAATTATTCAACTCATAATGTGGAATCAAATATAGTTGGAAACAATATAAATATTGAAAGTGGAAAAGATGTGGCTGTACTTGGAAGTAATATTCAGGCAGGAGTTGAAGGAGAAGCAAATATTTCAGCTAAAGGAAATATTACTCAGGCAGGAGTAAAAGATATTAATTATTCTTATCATAAAACAAGCAAGAGCAGATTCGGAGGACTTATATCTAAGTCTACAACTACTGAAAATTATCAGGAATCAGCTATAAAATCGGCTACAATATCAGGAAATAAAGGGCTAGTTTATGACAGTAAAAATGATTTAGTTCTTGAGGGAGTAAATGTTGTATCAACAGGAAATATAAAATTGAAGGGAAATAATGTAATAATAAATCCTTTAGAAACAGAATCATACAGCAAGGTAAAGACAGAGAAAAAAGGATTTGCAGGAAGTATAAGCCCGACAAATATTTCCGTATCTTATGGAAAGGATAAATTTTCATCGGATACAACAACAGTAACACAACATTCATCTGAAATAACATCTTCTCAAAATATTGATATAGAAGCAGGCAATAAGGTAAAAGGAAAATCAGTTAATATCTATGCAGATAAGGATATAAATATATCAGGAGATAAGGGAGTAGAACTTACAACAGCAAATAACACTTATGAAAATATAACAAAACAAAGCTCATCAAGAATAGGCGCAAGTGTAGGAGTAAACTCTGCAATAGTAAATACTATAGAGAATATAAAGAATGTAGAAAAATTAACAGATTTTTCAGGAAACAGCTATGATATAGCAAATACAGCTTCTAAATTAGTTGGTGTTATTAAAGATGGTGCTAAGGCGACAATTGCAATTGCAGATACAAACTATAATGGAGCAACTGATGCCGGTTATAATAATTTAAAAGTTATGAATGATGCATTTAAAGCAAGTATTTCATATAATAAAAGTAAATCAGAATCAAAAGTGCATAATGAAGCAGTAGAAAAAAATTCTTTAGTATCTGGAAGAAATATGAATATTAGATCTAAGGATGGAAGCATAATAATTTCAGGAGCAGATATAAAAGTAGGAAATGATTTGGATTTAAATGCTAAAAAAGATATTGAAATAAAGGCAAGTGAAGAAAACTTTACATCATCTAATTCATCTTCACAAACAGGTATTAGTTTAAATGTTGACTTAAGTAAAGGACAGATAGCAGATTTATCAGTATCAAAAGCAGGAACAAGAGGTAAAGGAAATGGAACAAATCATATTAACTCAACTATTGATGTAGGAGGAAAATTAAAAACAGATTCAGAAAACTTAACTTTATCTGGCGCGAATGTTGAAGCAGATAAATTGGATATTAAAGCAAAGAATCTAGTAATAGAAAGTAAACAGGATAAATCAGAAAGAAAAGATAGCTCATATGGAGGAAGCTTAAGTATAGACTTAGTGAATCCATCTAGTTTTAGTGCAAATATAAATGGAAGTAAAGGAAATGGAGAAAAAGAATGGGTAGATAAACAAACTACATTAATTGCAAGAAATGGAGGAAAAGTAGATACAGACAGCCTAACAAATATAGGGGCAGTAATAGGTTCTGAAAGTTCTGATAATAAATTAAAAATCTCTGCAAATAAAATAACAGTGAATGATTTAGAAGATAAGAATAAATATGAAAATATTGGTGGAGGAATAAGTATAGGAACAGATGTGCCAAATATATCAGTAAAGCATGATAAGGTAGATAAGGAACAAATAAATAGAGCTAGTGCAATAAATACAGATATTACATTGAATGGAGAAAAAGCTAAAGCAGAAGATTTAGGATTTAATACAGATAAGAATAAAGCGCAAGAAAAAATAAAAGATGAAGAAAAACATTTAGATGCAGAACTTCATACAGATTTAATAGGAGCAGATAAGAGAAATGAAATAAAAAAAGCAGGAGGTATATTGGAAGATATAGGAACTGCTTTAACAAGTACGGATAAAACAAAGGGAGATTTATTGGAAAGATATAAGCAAGCTTCAATGATGAGGGCAATAGGAGAGCAAGTAGAAAAGAATCCGGAATATTTATCAATACTTGAAAAAAATGTAATAAAAAATGGGAAAATAGATGATAAAAGCCAAGTAGAACAAGTATCAGTAATTAATAAACTTTTAAATGAAGCTCTAAGAGCAAAAGGATATAAAGGAGCAGAAATAAAGATGGTATTAACAGATGTAACAGATCCAAAAGGAGCATATTATACAGATACTTTAACAAACACAGTAGTATTTGATAGAAATAAATTAGCAAATGCGAATAGAGATGAGATATTAAATGCCTTAGGACATGAGTTCGGACATTACAGTAAGGAAGATGATATAGATAAATCACAAGATATAGCAAATTATACAGGAGGTTTATTAGAAAAAAGAACAAAAAACCTAGTAAGTAAAGAAGTAACAGAAGAAACATTAGGAGCAATAAGGAATAATAAGAATGTAATAACAGGAGAAGAAGGAAAGAAACTTGCTGAAAGTATTCCTATGGATAGGAGGGAGTATGATGCATTTGTATTTAATAAATCTGCTTCCTTTTTTGGACCTAAATTTGGTATAGGGTTAGGAGTGACACATGCAATAGTAATTGATGATAACACAGGTGAAACATTCTATGCATTGGTTTTAAATCAAAAAGGAGGGCTTGCAACTAGTCCATCTTTGAAGTTTGATTTTTCAGCAGGGAAAATTGATGACATTAATAGACCTGAAGAACTAAATAGAGTGAGTTTAGACGGTAGTGCAAGTGCTAATATTAAATGGATTCCACTTCTTCAAGTTGAAGCAAATGGGAGTATTGATTTAATAGGGAAAAAAATTAATCCTATTTCTGTAGGAGTATCAGGGTCCTATGAACCTAAAAAAGCAAATGAAGTAATAAATAAACATATAAAATCAGCAAAAGTACAAGGGAAATTAGGTCCTATAGAACTTTCAGGAAGTATTAATACAAATGAATTGATTTATAAAATTAAAATAGATTCAAAAGAATCAGAAAAATTATACAACCTAAATTTAAGAGAACAAGAAATTGACAAAAAATTAAAAAATGAAAAATTATCAAAAGTTGAGAGAAACGAATTGGAAAAAGAAAAAAATCAAATAAATGAAAAAATGGAAGAACTAGCGGAAAGAATGAAAAATAGATTTGATCTAAAAATTCCAAAAGTTGATCCAGATATTTTTGATTAGGAGATTATGATGATAAGTATTAGAGAAAATAAAGAAGAAATTATAATTATTCAAAATAATGAATCAATGTATAATCTATTGAAAAGTATATATTTTTCACTTTTTATTATTGCGGGTATTTTTAGTATTTTAAAAAATAATATTGATATGATTTATATTAACGGGATTACTTGCTTAATTTTATATTTTTTGTCAATAAAAATTCCAAAGATTAAAAAAAAGGTTTTGGTTAAATTAAATACTAAAAAATTAAAGATTTATTTGACAGATAAAAACTATATTTTGACTGATATTAAAAAAGTTATTATAAAAAAGGAAATATATGGTGCAAGAAAATTTTGTTATGTATTAAAATTAAAGCTAATAAATGAACAAGAAATATTTTTATTAAAATCCATATACTGGAGAGAATTAAATCAAGTAAAAAAAATAATTTTAAAGCATAAAATGAGGTAAAAAATGAAATTTTTAAAAACTAGAGTAATTATTGAAAATAAAAATAAATATTTAAAAATAGAAAAAAAGGAAAATTTTTTAAGAGTACTTATGAATATAATTTTCTTTTTAATTGTTATGTTAATTTTAAAATATATAAAACCTATAATAGCTATATATAATATAAAAAATTTTGAATTTATATTGAGTTGGAGTTTTATGATTATATCTTTTGTTATTTATTATTTTTCTACTTTAGTGCTCTTATCAAATGAAATTTTAGAGTTAAATAATGAAAGAATAATAATAAAAAAATTTTTATTTTCTTATTGCTATTATAAAAAAGAAATTTTATTAGAAAAAATTCTAAAAATATCATATAAAAACCCAACTTATATAATAATAACATGTATTTTTATGCCTCTGCTTTTTAAAGAGAATAATAGTATAATAATTCAGGCTAATACAGGTTTAGAAGAAGATGAGGAGATTTATTTTGGGATTGGAATAAATTTAGCAATATATGGAGAACTAGTAAAAACTTTAAAGGAGATTTTAAATGATAAAGTAAAAAATATAGAATTTATTTATTATAAATAATTATAGTATCATTTAACAAAATTTAATATTTTTTCATATATAGAAAGATTCTTATGTTCAACTTTAGAAAATATCAATTACTTTTAAAAAACAAATTTGCTAGTTTAATGAGCTATATATTATCTATCTTTATACCTTATTTTATAGTAACTATTAAAGAAAATAAGAAAAATATTGTAAAAATTGAAAGATTTTTTATCGAAGATGTCTTAATGATATTTGTAGTTTCTATATTTATAAGCTATAACTATCAGGAAATAAAGGGCTAGTTTATGACAGTAAAAATGATTTAGTTCTTGAGGGAGTAAATGTTGTATCAACAGGAAATATAAAATTGAAGGGAAATAATGTAATAATAAATCCTTTAGAAACAGAATCATACAGCAAGGTAAAGACAGAGAAAAAAGGATTTGCAGGAAGTATAAGTCCAACAAATGTTTCCGTATCTTATGGAAAGGATAAATTTTCATCGGATACAACAACAGTAACACAACACTCATCTGAAATAACATCTGCTCAAAATATTGATATAGAAGCAGGCAATAAGGTAAAAGGAAAATCAGTTAATATCTATGCAGATAAAGATATAAACATATCAGGAGATAAGGGAGTAGAACTTACAACAGCAAATAACACTTATGAGAATATAACAAAACAAAGCTCATCAAGAATAGGCGCAAGTGTAGGAGTAAACTCTGCAATAGTAAATACTATAGAAAATGTGAAAAATGTAGAAAAATTAACAGATTTTTCAGGAAACAGCTATGATATAGCAAATACAGCCTCTAAATTAGTGGGAGCAATTAAAGATGGGGCTAAGGCAACAAATGCAATAGTTTCTTCAAAGTATAAAAAAGAAGCAGACAGTGCTAAATCTTCAAATTTAGAAGGAATATCAAAAAATCCGGATGACTATTTAAGTTTGAGTATAAGTTTATCAAAGAGTAAATCAAAATCAGAAGTATACGATGAAAAGGCGGTTAAAAATTCTATTGCCGGAGAAAATATAAATATATATTCTAAAGATGGAAGTATATTAATTCAAGGAACAGATATCACAGCTAAAAAGGATTTAAGTTTAAAAGCAAAAGAAAATATAGATATTAAAGCGGCAGAAGAAAAATCAAAATCATCAAGTTCTTCTTCAAGCAGTGGAATAAGTGGAAATATTTCATTAAATGCAAATCCTATGAGTATCGGTTTTTCAAATTCAGGAGCTAAAAGCAGAGGAACAGGAACGGCTTATGAAAATTCCCTTATAAATGCAGGAGGAAAATTTAAAACTGATTCGGAAAATCTTAATATAGCAGGAGCTAATATAGAAGCAGATAAAGTTGATATAAAGGCAAAGAACATAGTTATAGAATCAAAACAGGATAAATCAGAAAGAAAAGATTCAAGCCATGGAACGAGTCTGACTATTACAGCAAATCCTGCTATGCCAATCAAAGATTTCAGCATAAATTCATCTAAAGGAAACGGAGAAGGAGCATGGGTAGATAAACAGAGCTCACTAATAGCAAGAAATGGTGGAAATATAGAGGCAGAAAATAAGCTGACTAACACAGGTGCTATAATAGGTTCATTAAATAAAGAGAAGAAATTAAAAGTAGAAGCTAAAGAAATAGTTATAAATCATTTAGAAGATAAGAACAAATATGAAAATAAAGGTGGAGGAATAAGCGCAAGTATTGGAAGCACACCTAATGTATCAGTTGTTCATGATAAAGTAGATAAGGAGCAAATAAATAGAGCGACAGCAATAAATACAGATTTTACTATTTCAGGAGAAAAGAAAACATCAGAGGAATTAGGCTTTAATACAGATTTATCTAAGGCACAGGAAAAAACAAAAGATGAAGAAAAACATTTAGATGCAGAACTACATACAGATTTAATAGATAAGGAAAAAAGAGATGAAATAGTATCAGCAGGAAGAAAGATAGTTGCTGTGGCTAATGAAGGAAATGATACAAATAAATTAAAAGAGTCACTATTTGGTATTGCAGTTGATGAATTTAAAAATAAAAATCAAGAGAAGTTTAATCTGATAAAAGAAGAAAATTTAACAGAGCAACAAAGATTAAAAATAGCAACAGATTTAATAACAACATTTTTAAGAGGCTTAGGTTATAAAGGAAAAATACCGGAAATAAATTTAACAGATGCAGCAAATTCATTTAGTGTAGATTCAATAAATAAA
The sequence above is drawn from the Fusobacterium russii ATCC 25533 genome and encodes:
- a CDS encoding hemagglutinin repeat-containing protein codes for the protein MKKLIALILFCVFNISYSNLEVDREKSKNLHIDKTANNIPLVNIENPNSNGISHNIFKEYNVGKDGIILNNSTRDLEMTKLAGLINENPNLNRAATTILTEVSGVNRTKIEGFTEIAGQRADYILANPNGIYINGAGFINTGNVTLSTGRGDDLQNPERGQIEIAGKGLDLRNINKSELIARTAKLTAPIYGGEEVNIKLGSKKKENKPEIALDARNLGSIYAGRIRIILTEEGVGVKSAANIYATKGDVIIDTKGRVYLKDSQAKNNMDIKSKETEIEEKLIAENSFKVEGNLKNKGNILVNNSIEVKGNVENNKKISSNNSINISGNLLNNKDLDAKKLESGNIDNVGKILALDNINANDINNKGDINTKEIENKELINSGKINSQKIESESLKNEGKILTKSIDTKDIKNSGQLNVIENISSDTLENFNLGKIITENINISNIENYGNISSNKIENISLINEGKIEADEIKNNEIKNKNSLIVNKSISSDKLINFSTADLRTEEINIKEIENSGKVISRNIENIKLKNTGSVLAENINTEEIENKKSIISTKTLSANSINNSNIANIYSANLNSKSIENAGKIEAKILNLDEFSNSGETLVENIRATKIRNSNNLTAIKEITADKLENTGKVNSILTDIKNIENEKELNSKLVKAEKILNEGKILSETLNSAKLKNKGLVFSINLESDSIENNKNIEVVKTLKVNSLDNSDNTELKAKDFEAKNINNRGTIRINNNVGATEIVNSGKFYIGNDLKVKKLNNTAKIESKEAEITESLKNINGKINTENINILGSHIENINGEISAKNNLKIEIENDFKLEGIYLANNLLEINAKSFTNNSDFENNGSISLNLKGNLVNSKKITSGKDLKINADSITNKGKMEAVSSTDIDTKTLKNDGSINLGINKNKVKIKNELVNSGFLSSIGTADISAKELENKGQIATNKDLKIDADNITNSNGAVLYSTENMDITFKKKFLNEKADIYSAGNLDIKGINGDFENRVGDITSIGNLKIEAKNIRNIGELIGNAYVDGKVSESQSNVDMSSDEVKKYTKKSDELIREFFRLHIAPKNSVIRDFVRHDGRPGEKYMDDEKRTGSWTWFWNKDLNRVWIKEIDKVVSNYTSNLATIKSDKNISLIAKQNIENIEGNILANKNIDIKADKLINKNILKKFEREVEFRRSFEFHGRAMYTAKENTYYLNGQIINYNEDRGDVIIKGKIDSYVGSDKKSTISAGGNLVINAAKVGNGVFAENTRTNITKKNTNVDSVIFNKKNIDEREVINTSNYIFIPNSGSLDEREDSILKEKNKEKIDKKELFSKIDEIKKEKYDSDKNIGTGLFKLNKIDKNSTKPGFTYLIETNIKFLDKSLYLGSDYFFKRINFNPDRDIRLLGDSFYETRLINKTVLEGTGRRYLHNFKSEKEQMQYLYDNGAEAQKDLNLSLGIALTKEQINKLNKDIIWYVEEEVAGEKVLVPKLYLTKATLANLKKANSSLEAGENLVITAKELNNTGNISAKKIELNIDNLTNKALLGAEKANIEGTNIDITAKNSVDNIGGNIESVENLNIIAENIANLSTKRINGATFDVISTLEEVATISGKNVSMEAKKSIDNKGAQINAIENLNIVAEDVNIDKLETERYYRSGDRKNYVVINNKENIKSEVSARNININAGNDLNIKAADVVAKDKLNLKAEGDINIVSATDSQYYEKKETSKKRFGGSKSSHSINYSTHNVESNIVGNNINIESGKDVAVLGSNIQAGVEGEANISAKGNITQAGVKDINYSYHKTSKSRFGGLISKSTTTENYQESAIKSATISGNKGLVYDSKNDLVLEGVNVVSTGNIKLKGNNVIINPLETESYSKVKTEKKGFAGSISPTNISVSYGKDKFSSDTTTVTQHSSEITSSQNIDIEAGNKVKGKSVNIYADKDINISGDKGVELTTANNTYENITKQSSSRIGASVGVNSAIVNTIENIKNVEKLTDFSGNSYDIANTASKLVGVIKDGAKATIAIADTNYNGATDAGYNNLKVMNDAFKASISYNKSKSESKVHNEAVEKNSLVSGRNMNIRSKDGSIIISGADIKVGNDLDLNAKKDIEIKASEENFTSSNSSSQTGISLNVDLSKGQIADLSVSKAGTRGKGNGTNHINSTIDVGGKLKTDSENLTLSGANVEADKLDIKAKNLVIESKQDKSERKDSSYGGSLSIDLVNPSSFSANINGSKGNGEKEWVDKQTTLIARNGGKVDTDSLTNIGAVIGSESSDNKLKISANKITVNDLEDKNKYENIGGGISIGTDVPNISVKHDKVDKEQINRASAINTDITLNGEKAKAEDLGFNTDKNKAQEKIKDEEKHLDAELHTDLIGADKRNEIKKAGGILEDIGTALTSTDKTKGDLLERYKQASMMRAIGEQVEKNPEYLSILEKNVIKNGKIDDKSQVEQVSVINKLLNEALRAKGYKGAEIKMVLTDVTDPKGAYYTDTLTNTVVFDRNKLANANRDEILNALGHEFGHYSKEDDIDKSQDIANYTGGLLEKRTKNLVSKEVTEETLGAIRNNKNVITGEEGKKLAESIPMDRREYDAFVFNKSASFFGPKFGIGLGVTHAIVIDDNTGETFYALVLNQKGGLATSPSLKFDFSAGKIDDINRPEELNRVSLDGSASANIKWIPLLQVEANGSIDLIGKKINPISVGVSGSYEPKKANEVINKHIKSAKVQGKLGPIELSGSINTNELIYKIKIDSKESEKLYNLNLREQEIDKKLKNEKLSKVERNELEKEKNQINEKMEELAERMKNRFDLKIPKVDPDIFD